A stretch of the Arvicola amphibius chromosome 8, mArvAmp1.2, whole genome shotgun sequence genome encodes the following:
- the Rps12 gene encoding 40S ribosomal protein S12 produces MAEEGIAAGGVMDVNTALQEVLKTALIHDGLARGIREAAKALDKRQAHLCVLASNCDEPMYVKLVEALCAEHQINLIKVDDNKKLGEWVGLCKIDREGKPRKVVGCSCVVVKDYGKESQAKDVIEEYFKCKK; encoded by the exons ATGGCCGAGGAAGG CATTGCTGCTGGAGGTGTAATGGATGTCAacactgctcttcaagaggtgcTGAAGACCGCCCTCATCCACGATGGCCTCGCACGTGGCATCCGCGAAGCTGCCAAAGCCTTAGACAA GCGCCAAGCCCATCTCTGTGTGCTTGCATCCAACTGTGATGAGCCTATGTATGTCAAGTTGGTGGAGGCCCTTTGTGCTGAGCACCAAATCAACCTAATTAAG gtCGATGACAACAAGAAACTCGGGGAATGGGTAGGCCTCTGTAAAATTGATCGAGAGGGAAAGCCACGGAAAGTAGTTGGTTGCAGTTGTGTGGTGGTTAAG GACTATGGCAAAGAATCTCAGGCCAAGGATGTCATCGAAGAGTACTTCAAGtgcaagaaatga
- the Slc18b1 gene encoding MFS-type transporter SLC18B1 isoform X1, with amino-acid sequence MDTAGSPAPAGTGGDGFGGSTRETSGRLSREQIYVLVSAASMNLGCMMAYSILGPFFPKEAEKKGASNTMIGAIFGCYALFELLASLVFGKYLVQIGAKFMFIAGMFISGGVTILFGVLDQLPEGPIFISMCFLVRIVDAIGFGAAITASSSILAKAFPNNVATVLGSLEVFSGLGLIVGPPLGGFLYQSFGYEMPFILLGCLVLLMIPLNLCILPSYESDRGEHSFWKLVTLPKVGLIACVIIALSSCFGFLDPILSLFILEKFNLPAGYVGLVFLGLALSYTISSPLFGLLSDRMPNLRKWFLVFGNLITAVCYMLLGPVPILHIKSQLWLLVLVLVVNGFSAGMSIIPTFPEMLSCAYENGFEEGISTLGLVSGLVGAMWSVGAFMGPMLGGFLYEKIGFEWAAAIQGLWALISGLAMGLFYLWEHSKTRRSSKAQKLIGTEEEQAALLPNET; translated from the exons ATGGACACAGCGGGGTCCCCCGCTCCCGCGGGGACAGGAG GGGACGGCTTTGGAGGAAGTACAAGAGAGACATCCGGGAGACTTTCAAGAGAACAGATTTACGTACTGGTGTCAGCAGCTTCCATGAACTTGGGTTGCATGATGGCATATTCCATCCTTGGACCGTTTTTCCCCAAGGAg GCAGAAAAGAAGGGGGCCAGCAACACCATGATTGGGGCGATCTTCGGATGCTATGCTTTATTTGAGTTGCTGGCATCTTTAGTGTTCGGAAAATAC CTTGTACAGATTGGAGCCAAATTTATGTTTATAGCAGGGATGTTTATCTCAGGAGGAGTTACAATTCTCTTTGG AGTCTTGGACCAACTTCCAGAAGGACCCATatttatttccatgtgttttctgGTGAGAATCGTAGATGCAATAGGCTTTGGTGCGGCAATCACAGCGTCGTCTTCTATCCTGGCAAAGGCTTTCCCAAATAATGTGGCTACTGTCTTG gGGAGCCTTGAGGTTTTTTCTGGACTGGGGTTGATAGTAGGTCCCCCTTTAGGTGGCTTTTTGTATCAATCCTTTGGCTACGAGATGCCATTTATTCTTCTGGGGTGCCTAGTTCTGCTCATGATACCACTCAACCTGTGTATTTTGCCTAGTTACG AGTCGGATCGAGGGGAACACTCCTTCTGGAAGCTTGTGACCTTACCCAAGGTCGGTCTCATAGCCTGTGTCATCATCGCCCTTAGCTCCTGCTTCGGTTTCCTCgatcccatcctctctctcttcatcttggAGAAG TTCAATCTGCCAGCTGGATACGTGGGGCTGGTCTTCCTGGGTCTAGCTCTATCCTACACCATTTCGTCGCCACTGTTTGGTCTCCTCAGTGACAGGATGCCT AATCTAAGGAAATGGTTTCTGGTTTTTGGCAACTTAATCACAGCTGTGTGCTACATGCTCTTAGGACCTGTCCCCATTTTGCACATTAAAAG TCAGCTCTGGCTTCTGGTGCTGGTGTTGGTTGTAAATGGCTTCTCTGCTGGAATGAGTATCATCCCGACTTTCCCCGAGATGCTCAGTTGTGCATA CGAGAACGGGTTTGAAGAGGGAATAAGTACTCTGGGACTCGTATCTGGTCTTGTTGGCGCCATGTGGTCAGTTGG TGCTTTCATGGGACCAATGCTGGGCGGATTTCTGTATGAGAAGATTGGTTTCGAGTGGGCAGCAGCTATACAAGGTCTTTGGGCTCTGATAAGT GGACTTGCGATGGGCTTATTTTATCTCTGGGAGCACTCAAAGACAAGAAGAAG TTCTAAAGCTCAGAAACTCAT
- the Slc18b1 gene encoding MFS-type transporter SLC18B1 isoform X2: protein MNLGCMMAYSILGPFFPKEAEKKGASNTMIGAIFGCYALFELLASLVFGKYLVQIGAKFMFIAGMFISGGVTILFGVLDQLPEGPIFISMCFLVRIVDAIGFGAAITASSSILAKAFPNNVATVLGSLEVFSGLGLIVGPPLGGFLYQSFGYEMPFILLGCLVLLMIPLNLCILPSYESDRGEHSFWKLVTLPKVGLIACVIIALSSCFGFLDPILSLFILEKFNLPAGYVGLVFLGLALSYTISSPLFGLLSDRMPNLRKWFLVFGNLITAVCYMLLGPVPILHIKSQLWLLVLVLVVNGFSAGMSIIPTFPEMLSCAYENGFEEGISTLGLVSGLVGAMWSVGAFMGPMLGGFLYEKIGFEWAAAIQGLWALISGLAMGLFYLWEHSKTRRSSKAQKLIGTEEEQAALLPNET, encoded by the exons ATGAACTTGGGTTGCATGATGGCATATTCCATCCTTGGACCGTTTTTCCCCAAGGAg GCAGAAAAGAAGGGGGCCAGCAACACCATGATTGGGGCGATCTTCGGATGCTATGCTTTATTTGAGTTGCTGGCATCTTTAGTGTTCGGAAAATAC CTTGTACAGATTGGAGCCAAATTTATGTTTATAGCAGGGATGTTTATCTCAGGAGGAGTTACAATTCTCTTTGG AGTCTTGGACCAACTTCCAGAAGGACCCATatttatttccatgtgttttctgGTGAGAATCGTAGATGCAATAGGCTTTGGTGCGGCAATCACAGCGTCGTCTTCTATCCTGGCAAAGGCTTTCCCAAATAATGTGGCTACTGTCTTG gGGAGCCTTGAGGTTTTTTCTGGACTGGGGTTGATAGTAGGTCCCCCTTTAGGTGGCTTTTTGTATCAATCCTTTGGCTACGAGATGCCATTTATTCTTCTGGGGTGCCTAGTTCTGCTCATGATACCACTCAACCTGTGTATTTTGCCTAGTTACG AGTCGGATCGAGGGGAACACTCCTTCTGGAAGCTTGTGACCTTACCCAAGGTCGGTCTCATAGCCTGTGTCATCATCGCCCTTAGCTCCTGCTTCGGTTTCCTCgatcccatcctctctctcttcatcttggAGAAG TTCAATCTGCCAGCTGGATACGTGGGGCTGGTCTTCCTGGGTCTAGCTCTATCCTACACCATTTCGTCGCCACTGTTTGGTCTCCTCAGTGACAGGATGCCT AATCTAAGGAAATGGTTTCTGGTTTTTGGCAACTTAATCACAGCTGTGTGCTACATGCTCTTAGGACCTGTCCCCATTTTGCACATTAAAAG TCAGCTCTGGCTTCTGGTGCTGGTGTTGGTTGTAAATGGCTTCTCTGCTGGAATGAGTATCATCCCGACTTTCCCCGAGATGCTCAGTTGTGCATA CGAGAACGGGTTTGAAGAGGGAATAAGTACTCTGGGACTCGTATCTGGTCTTGTTGGCGCCATGTGGTCAGTTGG TGCTTTCATGGGACCAATGCTGGGCGGATTTCTGTATGAGAAGATTGGTTTCGAGTGGGCAGCAGCTATACAAGGTCTTTGGGCTCTGATAAGT GGACTTGCGATGGGCTTATTTTATCTCTGGGAGCACTCAAAGACAAGAAGAAG TTCTAAAGCTCAGAAACTCAT
- the Slc18b1 gene encoding MFS-type transporter SLC18B1 isoform X3, protein MIGAIFGCYALFELLASLVFGKYLVQIGAKFMFIAGMFISGGVTILFGVLDQLPEGPIFISMCFLVRIVDAIGFGAAITASSSILAKAFPNNVATVLGSLEVFSGLGLIVGPPLGGFLYQSFGYEMPFILLGCLVLLMIPLNLCILPSYESDRGEHSFWKLVTLPKVGLIACVIIALSSCFGFLDPILSLFILEKFNLPAGYVGLVFLGLALSYTISSPLFGLLSDRMPNLRKWFLVFGNLITAVCYMLLGPVPILHIKSQLWLLVLVLVVNGFSAGMSIIPTFPEMLSCAYENGFEEGISTLGLVSGLVGAMWSVGAFMGPMLGGFLYEKIGFEWAAAIQGLWALISGLAMGLFYLWEHSKTRRSSKAQKLIGTEEEQAALLPNET, encoded by the exons ATGATTGGGGCGATCTTCGGATGCTATGCTTTATTTGAGTTGCTGGCATCTTTAGTGTTCGGAAAATAC CTTGTACAGATTGGAGCCAAATTTATGTTTATAGCAGGGATGTTTATCTCAGGAGGAGTTACAATTCTCTTTGG AGTCTTGGACCAACTTCCAGAAGGACCCATatttatttccatgtgttttctgGTGAGAATCGTAGATGCAATAGGCTTTGGTGCGGCAATCACAGCGTCGTCTTCTATCCTGGCAAAGGCTTTCCCAAATAATGTGGCTACTGTCTTG gGGAGCCTTGAGGTTTTTTCTGGACTGGGGTTGATAGTAGGTCCCCCTTTAGGTGGCTTTTTGTATCAATCCTTTGGCTACGAGATGCCATTTATTCTTCTGGGGTGCCTAGTTCTGCTCATGATACCACTCAACCTGTGTATTTTGCCTAGTTACG AGTCGGATCGAGGGGAACACTCCTTCTGGAAGCTTGTGACCTTACCCAAGGTCGGTCTCATAGCCTGTGTCATCATCGCCCTTAGCTCCTGCTTCGGTTTCCTCgatcccatcctctctctcttcatcttggAGAAG TTCAATCTGCCAGCTGGATACGTGGGGCTGGTCTTCCTGGGTCTAGCTCTATCCTACACCATTTCGTCGCCACTGTTTGGTCTCCTCAGTGACAGGATGCCT AATCTAAGGAAATGGTTTCTGGTTTTTGGCAACTTAATCACAGCTGTGTGCTACATGCTCTTAGGACCTGTCCCCATTTTGCACATTAAAAG TCAGCTCTGGCTTCTGGTGCTGGTGTTGGTTGTAAATGGCTTCTCTGCTGGAATGAGTATCATCCCGACTTTCCCCGAGATGCTCAGTTGTGCATA CGAGAACGGGTTTGAAGAGGGAATAAGTACTCTGGGACTCGTATCTGGTCTTGTTGGCGCCATGTGGTCAGTTGG TGCTTTCATGGGACCAATGCTGGGCGGATTTCTGTATGAGAAGATTGGTTTCGAGTGGGCAGCAGCTATACAAGGTCTTTGGGCTCTGATAAGT GGACTTGCGATGGGCTTATTTTATCTCTGGGAGCACTCAAAGACAAGAAGAAG TTCTAAAGCTCAGAAACTCAT